The proteins below are encoded in one region of Streptomyces cyanogenus:
- the treY gene encoding malto-oligosyltrehalose synthase, whose translation MTSARPGPGVPTATYRLQLQPAFPFAAAEAAVPYLASLGVSHLHLSPVLEAVPGSAHGYDVVDHARVREELGGEEGLRALARTAREHGLGLVVDIVPNHMAVSPRHNRALWEVLREGPGSPYARWFDIDWEAQGGRVLLPVLGGPIGSELAHLAVDGDVLRYHDHAFPLRPGSEHLPLPELLDAQWYRPVWWRLARTELNYRRFFSISELIGLRVEDPEVFEATHATILRLLAEGVVDGLRIDHPDGLADPDGYLARLHEATGGRWTVVEKILADGEHLPASWPVAGTTGYDALRHVDGLFTDRTGAYELLGRYRAFAAPQTDRGGNWEATVRRAAYKVLTHELATETDRLTRVAARLCAVSPDLSLRDRAPWALRTAVEELLVRMRVYRPYASGDASAVITEEAAAEARLAFVVPEEAEAVGIVRRLLVEPPGDPSAPDHADRVEFRTRFAQTASALRAKSVEDTAFYRYVPLLSTAEVGGDPGSPGVAPEEFHAYCARVQRDWPLTGTVVSTHDTKRSADVRAALAVLTECPDRWGELLAEVSLAEEGAPDGQLAWAAWQTVFGLGPAEEDRVRQALLKHVREAGMYTSWTEQEPPYEEAVAAFVAAGPCGPPGERVAAFRKALEPHVRANVLGTALVHLTMPGVPDVYQGSEGEYRALVDPDNRRPAAFPPEAPGEKDALTVAALRLRARRPAAFGADASYDPLAAEGPAAEHCLAFARSGEVVTVVTRLSLRLAEAGGWRETTLPLPPGRWADVLVPGREFTGHARVADLLDRLPVALLERVAQD comes from the coding sequence ATGACTTCTGCGCGACCCGGACCGGGGGTGCCCACGGCCACCTACCGGCTGCAGCTCCAGCCCGCGTTCCCGTTCGCCGCCGCCGAAGCGGCCGTACCGTACCTGGCGTCGCTCGGCGTCTCGCACCTGCATCTGTCCCCCGTCCTGGAGGCCGTCCCCGGCTCCGCGCACGGCTACGACGTCGTGGACCACGCGCGCGTGCGCGAGGAGCTGGGCGGCGAGGAGGGGCTGCGCGCGCTGGCGCGCACCGCGCGGGAGCACGGCCTCGGCCTGGTGGTGGACATCGTGCCGAACCACATGGCGGTGTCGCCCCGGCACAACCGCGCCCTGTGGGAGGTGCTGCGGGAGGGGCCCGGGTCGCCGTACGCGCGCTGGTTCGACATCGACTGGGAGGCGCAGGGCGGCCGGGTGCTGCTGCCGGTGCTCGGCGGCCCGATCGGCTCGGAGCTGGCACACCTGGCGGTCGACGGCGACGTCCTGCGCTACCACGACCACGCCTTCCCGCTCCGCCCGGGCAGCGAGCACCTGCCGCTGCCCGAGCTGCTGGACGCCCAGTGGTACCGCCCGGTGTGGTGGCGGCTGGCCCGTACCGAGCTGAACTACCGGCGGTTCTTCAGCATCTCCGAGCTGATCGGGCTGCGGGTGGAGGACCCGGAGGTGTTCGAGGCCACCCACGCCACGATCCTGCGGCTGCTGGCGGAGGGCGTGGTCGACGGGCTGCGGATCGACCACCCCGACGGGCTCGCCGACCCCGACGGCTACCTGGCGCGGCTGCACGAGGCGACCGGCGGGCGCTGGACGGTCGTGGAGAAGATCCTGGCCGACGGCGAGCACCTGCCGGCCTCGTGGCCCGTCGCGGGCACCACGGGCTACGACGCCCTGCGGCACGTCGACGGCCTGTTCACGGACCGCACCGGGGCGTACGAACTGCTGGGCCGCTACCGGGCGTTCGCGGCACCGCAGACCGACCGGGGCGGCAACTGGGAGGCCACGGTCCGGCGGGCCGCGTACAAGGTGCTCACCCACGAACTGGCCACCGAGACGGACCGGCTCACCCGCGTGGCCGCCCGGCTGTGCGCCGTCTCGCCCGACCTGTCGCTGCGCGACCGCGCGCCCTGGGCGCTGCGCACGGCCGTGGAGGAGCTGCTGGTGCGGATGCGGGTCTACCGGCCGTACGCCTCCGGTGACGCCTCCGCCGTGATCACCGAGGAGGCCGCCGCGGAGGCCCGGCTGGCGTTCGTGGTGCCGGAGGAGGCCGAGGCCGTCGGCATCGTGCGCCGGCTGCTGGTCGAGCCGCCCGGCGACCCGTCGGCGCCGGACCACGCCGACCGCGTGGAGTTCCGCACCCGGTTCGCGCAGACCGCGTCGGCGCTGCGCGCCAAGTCGGTGGAGGACACGGCGTTCTACCGCTATGTGCCGCTGCTGTCGACGGCCGAGGTGGGCGGGGACCCGGGCAGCCCGGGCGTGGCCCCGGAGGAGTTCCACGCGTACTGCGCGCGCGTGCAGCGCGACTGGCCGCTCACCGGCACGGTCGTCTCCACGCACGACACCAAGCGGAGCGCGGACGTGCGCGCCGCACTGGCGGTCCTCACCGAGTGCCCGGACCGCTGGGGCGAGCTGCTCGCCGAGGTGAGCCTGGCCGAGGAGGGCGCGCCGGACGGACAGCTGGCCTGGGCGGCCTGGCAGACGGTGTTCGGGCTGGGGCCGGCCGAGGAGGACCGGGTTCGGCAGGCGCTGCTGAAGCATGTGCGCGAGGCGGGCATGTACACCAGCTGGACGGAGCAGGAGCCGCCGTACGAGGAGGCCGTGGCGGCGTTCGTCGCGGCCGGTCCGTGCGGGCCGCCCGGCGAGCGCGTGGCCGCCTTCCGCAAGGCGCTGGAGCCGCATGTCCGGGCCAACGTCCTCGGCACCGCGCTGGTCCATCTGACGATGCCGGGGGTGCCGGACGTGTACCAGGGCTCGGAGGGCGAGTACCGGGCGCTGGTGGACCCGGACAACCGTCGGCCGGCGGCGTTCCCGCCGGAGGCGCCCGGCGAGAAGGACGCGCTGACGGTGGCGGCGCTGCGGCTGCGCGCCCGGCGGCCGGCCGCGTTCGGCGCGGACGCGTCGTACGACCCGCTGGCCGCCGAGGGCCCGGCGGCCGAGCACTGCCTGGCGTTCGCGCGCTCCGGTGAGGTGGTCACGGTGGTGACCCGGCTGTCGCTGCGTCTCGCGGAGGCGGGCGGCTGGCGGGAGACGACGCTGCCGCTGCCGCCGGGCCGCTGGGCGGACGTGCTCGTCCCGGGGCGGGAGTTCACCGGCCACGCGCGCGTGGCGGACCTGCTGGACCGGCTGCCGGTGGCGCTGCTGGAGCGGGTCGCGCAGGACTGA
- a CDS encoding M1 family metallopeptidase: protein MTPQTTRSGRPRPAVPGRPSGWLPATALLLAMTTSCTGSAPAGGAAAAARPGTAGVGDRLFPALGNGGYDVVHYGLTLDYVPETNHLKGRAVITARATQGLSRFDLDLTGLRVRTATVQGAKAHVARRDDELVLTPAKAVRKGETFRTVVTYEGTPRTLQGDDGGLEGWIETDDGATALGQPTGSTTWFPGNHHPSDKATYDITVTVPKDEDGDPYDVVGNGTLIAEEDKGGAVVRHWRTEEPMASYLAHVSVGHFEIHKGWTDDDLPVYVAVDPDESEDAAGVVDAVKEVVDWAGDRFGPYPFSSTGAVVDHLPGLDYALETQTRPYFDEAPDEALLVHELAHQWFGDSVTPRTWKDMWLSEGLATYAEWLWEEDHGGRDTKEIFRDFYDGRDTESEGIWAFPPADPPGAGHVSDPPVYGRGAMVVHKVREAVGDEAFFDILRTWTRRHRHGNADTRQFVDLCEARSGKDLTGLFDTWLFTGKKPSRT, encoded by the coding sequence ATGACACCTCAGACCACGAGGAGCGGCCGGCCCCGTCCGGCGGTCCCGGGCCGTCCGTCCGGCTGGCTGCCGGCCACAGCCCTCCTCCTGGCCATGACGACGTCCTGCACGGGCTCCGCGCCGGCGGGCGGAGCCGCCGCGGCCGCGAGGCCCGGCACGGCCGGAGTGGGCGACCGGCTCTTCCCGGCGCTCGGCAACGGCGGCTACGACGTCGTGCACTACGGGCTGACACTGGACTACGTTCCCGAGACCAACCACCTGAAGGGCAGGGCGGTCATCACGGCACGGGCCACCCAGGGCCTGAGCCGCTTCGACCTCGACCTGACCGGACTGCGGGTGCGCACGGCCACGGTGCAGGGAGCGAAGGCCCACGTCGCACGCAGGGACGACGAGTTGGTCCTGACACCGGCGAAGGCGGTGCGCAAGGGCGAGACCTTCAGGACGGTCGTCACCTACGAGGGCACCCCCCGCACGCTCCAGGGCGACGACGGAGGCCTTGAGGGCTGGATCGAGACCGACGACGGCGCGACCGCCCTGGGCCAGCCGACCGGCTCCACGACCTGGTTCCCGGGCAACCACCACCCGTCGGACAAGGCCACGTACGACATCACGGTCACGGTGCCCAAGGACGAGGACGGCGACCCCTACGACGTGGTCGGCAACGGCACGCTGATCGCCGAGGAGGACAAGGGCGGTGCCGTGGTCCGGCACTGGCGTACCGAGGAGCCCATGGCGAGCTACCTCGCCCACGTCTCGGTCGGGCACTTCGAGATCCACAAGGGATGGACGGACGACGACCTGCCCGTCTACGTCGCCGTCGACCCGGACGAGTCCGAGGACGCCGCCGGTGTCGTGGACGCGGTGAAGGAGGTCGTCGACTGGGCAGGCGACCGCTTCGGCCCCTACCCCTTCTCCTCGACCGGTGCCGTCGTCGACCACCTGCCCGGGCTCGACTACGCCCTGGAGACCCAGACCCGGCCCTACTTCGACGAGGCGCCGGACGAGGCGCTGCTCGTGCACGAGCTGGCGCACCAGTGGTTCGGCGACTCCGTCACGCCCCGCACGTGGAAGGACATGTGGCTGAGCGAGGGGCTGGCCACCTACGCGGAGTGGCTCTGGGAGGAGGACCACGGCGGCAGGGACACCAAGGAGATCTTCCGGGACTTCTACGACGGCAGGGACACCGAGAGCGAGGGCATCTGGGCCTTCCCGCCGGCCGACCCGCCCGGTGCGGGGCACGTCTCCGACCCGCCGGTCTACGGACGCGGCGCGATGGTGGTGCACAAGGTGCGCGAGGCCGTCGGCGACGAGGCCTTCTTCGACATCCTCCGCACCTGGACCCGACGGCACCGGCACGGCAACGCCGACACCCGGCAGTTCGTCGACCTGTGCGAGGCCAGGTCGGGGAAGGACCTGACCGGCCTCTTCGACACCTGGCTCTTCACCGGGAAGAAGCCGTCCCGGACGTGA
- the glgX gene encoding glycogen debranching protein GlgX, whose protein sequence is MQVWPGEAYPLGATYDGAGTNFAVFTEAADRVELCLLHDDGSETAVELRESDAFVRHAYVPGVMPGQRYGFRVHGPYDPGRGLRCNSAKLLLDPYAKAVSGAVRWGEEVYGYHFGAPDRRNDLDSAPHTMTSVVINPYFDWGDDRPPRTDYHHTVIYEAHVKGLTMRHPGLPEELRGTYAALAHPAIIEHLTKLGVTALELMPVHQFVNDHRLVDMGLNNYWGYNTIGFFAPHNAYASWGDRGQQVLEFKSAVRALHEAGIEVILDVVYNHTAEGNHLGPTLSFKGLDNPSYYRLADDPRYYMDTTGTGNSLLMRSPHVLQLIMDSLRYWVTDMHVDGFRFDLAATLARQFHEVDRLSSFFDLVQQDPVVSQVKLIAEPWDVGEGGYQVGNFPPLWTEWNGKYRDTVRDLWRGEPRTLAEFASRLTGSSDLYQDDGRRPLASINFVTCHDGFTLHDLVAYNEKHNDANGEDNRDGESHNRSWNCGAEGDTDDQEVLRLRARQMRNFIATLMLSQGVPMISHGDEFARTQRGNNNAYCQDTELSWVDWPESLESDLLEFTRAMVWLRRDHPVFRRRRFFHGRPVEGTHDELSDIAWFTPEGGEMTQQDWNSAQASALTVFLNGHAISEPGPRGERITDDSFLLMFNASPEPLDFLVPVDHGRQWQVVVDTARPEGVPPGTGEKVAAGDRITLPDRSLTVLQRPA, encoded by the coding sequence ATGCAGGTCTGGCCTGGAGAGGCGTATCCGCTCGGCGCCACCTATGACGGCGCCGGAACCAACTTCGCGGTCTTCACGGAGGCCGCGGACCGAGTAGAGCTGTGTCTGCTGCACGACGACGGCTCGGAGACGGCGGTGGAACTGCGCGAGAGCGACGCGTTCGTGCGGCACGCGTACGTGCCGGGCGTGATGCCGGGGCAACGGTACGGGTTCCGGGTGCACGGCCCGTACGACCCCGGGCGCGGGCTGCGCTGCAACTCGGCGAAGCTGCTGCTCGACCCGTACGCGAAGGCGGTCAGCGGGGCGGTCCGATGGGGAGAGGAGGTGTACGGCTACCACTTCGGCGCGCCCGACAGGCGCAACGACCTCGACTCGGCGCCGCACACCATGACCTCCGTGGTGATCAACCCGTACTTCGACTGGGGCGACGACCGCCCGCCGCGCACCGACTACCACCACACCGTGATCTACGAGGCCCATGTGAAGGGCCTGACCATGCGTCACCCGGGGCTCCCCGAGGAGCTGCGGGGCACGTACGCGGCCCTCGCCCACCCGGCGATCATCGAACACCTGACCAAGCTCGGGGTGACGGCTCTAGAACTGATGCCCGTGCACCAGTTCGTGAACGACCACCGGCTGGTCGACATGGGCCTGAACAACTACTGGGGCTACAACACCATCGGCTTCTTCGCCCCGCACAACGCGTACGCCTCCTGGGGCGACCGCGGCCAGCAGGTGCTGGAGTTCAAGTCGGCGGTCCGGGCGCTGCACGAGGCCGGGATCGAGGTCATCCTGGACGTGGTCTACAACCACACCGCCGAGGGCAACCACCTGGGTCCGACGCTGTCCTTCAAGGGCCTCGACAACCCGTCGTACTATCGGCTCGCGGACGACCCCCGCTACTACATGGACACCACGGGCACCGGTAACTCGCTGCTCATGCGGTCCCCGCACGTGCTCCAGCTGATCATGGACTCGCTGCGGTACTGGGTCACCGACATGCACGTCGACGGCTTCCGCTTCGACCTCGCGGCGACGCTCGCCCGGCAGTTCCACGAGGTGGACCGGCTGTCGTCGTTCTTCGACCTGGTGCAGCAGGACCCGGTGGTCTCCCAGGTGAAGCTGATCGCCGAGCCGTGGGACGTGGGCGAGGGCGGCTACCAGGTGGGCAACTTCCCGCCCCTGTGGACCGAGTGGAACGGCAAGTACCGCGACACCGTACGGGACCTGTGGCGGGGCGAGCCGCGCACCCTCGCGGAGTTCGCCTCACGGCTGACCGGCTCCTCCGACCTCTACCAGGACGACGGCCGCCGGCCGCTCGCCTCCATCAACTTCGTCACCTGTCACGACGGTTTCACGCTGCACGACCTCGTGGCGTACAACGAGAAGCACAACGACGCCAACGGCGAGGACAACCGGGACGGCGAGAGCCACAACCGGTCCTGGAACTGCGGGGCGGAGGGCGACACCGACGACCAGGAGGTGCTGCGGCTGCGCGCCCGGCAGATGCGGAACTTCATCGCCACGCTGATGCTGTCCCAGGGCGTGCCGATGATCAGCCACGGGGACGAGTTCGCCCGCACCCAGCGCGGCAACAACAACGCCTACTGCCAGGACACCGAGCTGTCGTGGGTGGACTGGCCGGAGTCCCTGGAGAGCGACCTGCTCGAGTTCACGCGCGCGATGGTGTGGCTGCGCCGGGACCACCCCGTCTTCCGCCGGCGCCGCTTCTTCCACGGCCGTCCGGTGGAGGGCACCCATGACGAGCTGTCCGACATCGCGTGGTTCACCCCGGAGGGCGGTGAGATGACGCAGCAGGACTGGAACTCGGCGCAGGCGTCCGCGCTGACGGTGTTCCTGAACGGCCACGCCATCTCCGAGCCGGGCCCGCGCGGGGAGCGCATCACCGACGACTCCTTCCTGCTGATGTTCAACGCTTCTCCCGAGCCGCTGGACTTCCTGGTACCGGTCGACCACGGCCGGCAGTGGCAGGTGGTGGTCGACACGGCCCGGCCGGAGGGCGTGCCGCCGGGAACGGGCGAGAAGGTCGCGGCCGGGGACCGCATCACCCTGCCGGACCGCAGCCTGACGGTGCTGCAACGGCCGGCATAG
- a CDS encoding Tat pathway signal sequence domain protein — protein sequence MREKVHRHLGKVLTGAALAAAGTAAMVAVTLPGTAGADDSGGPGGGTRAARQAGQGQDAAPPGAVEQAPAEPKQGTGRDPLTDDEIRRVEKIAESGRLSATGRDVAGGRGPQRLSTDLAEPEADEADDPDAPRRADVTFYDYGNDTLVTKTVDLGTGKVEHTGTQHGVQPPPSRAESAEAARILIADPLGAGVRADYKDATGKQLTSPDQLELSGGIYEASPGAQPAVLDRCGEHRCVRLFTKVRNGPWIDTRDLVIDLSARKAAALDRG from the coding sequence GTGCGCGAGAAAGTCCACCGTCATCTGGGCAAGGTACTGACCGGCGCGGCTCTGGCGGCGGCGGGGACCGCCGCCATGGTCGCGGTCACCCTGCCGGGCACGGCCGGAGCGGACGACTCCGGAGGGCCCGGCGGCGGTACGCGGGCCGCGCGGCAGGCCGGGCAGGGACAGGACGCGGCACCGCCCGGTGCCGTCGAGCAGGCACCCGCCGAGCCGAAACAGGGCACCGGACGGGACCCGCTCACCGACGACGAGATCCGGCGGGTCGAGAAGATCGCCGAAAGCGGACGGCTTTCGGCCACGGGCCGGGACGTCGCCGGAGGCCGCGGACCGCAGCGGCTGAGCACCGACCTCGCCGAACCGGAGGCCGACGAGGCGGACGACCCGGACGCGCCGCGGCGGGCCGACGTGACCTTCTACGACTACGGGAACGACACACTCGTCACCAAGACCGTCGACCTGGGGACCGGGAAGGTCGAGCACACCGGCACCCAGCACGGTGTCCAGCCGCCGCCGAGCCGCGCCGAGAGCGCCGAGGCGGCCCGGATCCTGATCGCCGACCCGCTGGGCGCGGGAGTCAGGGCGGACTACAAGGACGCCACCGGCAAGCAACTCACCTCACCGGACCAGCTCGAACTGAGCGGCGGGATCTACGAGGCCTCGCCGGGCGCCCAGCCCGCGGTGCTCGACCGGTGCGGCGAGCACCGGTGCGTGCGCCTGTTCACCAAGGTCCGTAACGGGCCCTGGATCGACACCCGGGACCTGGTGATCGACCTGAGCGCCCGCAAGGCCGCCGCCCTCGACCGCGGCTGA
- a CDS encoding copper amine oxidase, with protein MPEKHLTGAVPGLGRTARKSAAVALSLAALAAGATTVAGPAAARPRTAPAAAPGCSAAYTIEQKLTTGTTWRMCWRYDSKAGLVLQNVSYQPKGENKPIKVLNSARLGQIHVPYDDGKHEWYDLTDQTFAQDLMELSPGECPGGTIKTVKVPDGDPRHPNVKGLCTTTRSRGHAYRMHDSLQSGRTYQQQGKDLLVYTVNQVGWYEYISEWRFQDDGTIAMNVGATGSLSWEDYNAQDGRGWPIGKGARDYSTSHSHNVFWRLDFGLDGSSRTKVEQYDSTVSAPSGSQEGPTAKTTRTKVTKELAGDSKAYRWWRVVSATGKNKDGHARSYELVPGPTTRYPGRDFTRHDIYVTEYDKCELFAVKNSACDTGHPKSVDKWVNGQNLTHPVIWMNVGFHHIARDEDQQPMPVHWQGFSIAPRDVTAMNPLTPKELAWQNGHWE; from the coding sequence ATGCCCGAAAAGCACCTGACCGGCGCCGTGCCCGGCCTCGGCCGTACCGCCCGCAAGAGCGCGGCCGTCGCGCTGTCCCTCGCGGCGCTGGCCGCCGGCGCCACGACGGTCGCCGGCCCGGCCGCGGCCCGGCCGCGGACCGCGCCCGCGGCGGCACCCGGCTGCAGCGCCGCCTACACCATCGAGCAGAAACTCACCACCGGCACGACCTGGCGCATGTGCTGGCGCTACGACAGCAAGGCCGGCCTCGTCCTGCAGAACGTCTCCTACCAGCCCAAGGGCGAGAACAAGCCGATCAAGGTCCTCAACAGCGCCAGACTCGGCCAGATCCACGTCCCGTACGACGACGGGAAGCACGAGTGGTACGACCTGACGGACCAGACCTTCGCCCAGGACCTGATGGAACTGTCGCCCGGCGAGTGCCCCGGCGGCACCATCAAGACCGTCAAGGTCCCGGACGGCGACCCGCGCCACCCGAACGTCAAGGGCCTGTGCACCACCACCCGTTCGCGTGGTCACGCCTACCGGATGCACGACAGCCTCCAGTCGGGCAGGACCTACCAGCAGCAGGGCAAGGACCTGCTGGTCTACACCGTCAACCAGGTCGGCTGGTACGAGTACATCAGCGAGTGGCGCTTCCAGGACGACGGCACGATCGCCATGAACGTCGGCGCCACCGGCAGCCTCTCCTGGGAGGACTACAACGCCCAGGACGGCCGCGGCTGGCCCATCGGCAAGGGGGCCAGGGACTACTCCACCAGTCACAGCCACAACGTCTTCTGGCGGCTCGACTTCGGGCTTGACGGCTCGTCCAGGACGAAGGTCGAGCAGTACGACTCGACCGTCAGCGCCCCCTCCGGCTCGCAGGAGGGGCCGACCGCCAAGACCACCCGGACGAAGGTCACCAAGGAACTCGCGGGTGATTCCAAGGCCTACCGCTGGTGGCGGGTGGTCAGCGCGACCGGCAAGAACAAGGACGGGCACGCCCGTTCGTACGAGCTGGTCCCCGGGCCCACCACCAGGTACCCGGGCCGCGACTTCACCCGGCACGACATCTACGTGACCGAGTACGACAAGTGCGAGCTGTTCGCCGTCAAGAACTCCGCCTGTGACACCGGCCATCCGAAGTCCGTCGACAAGTGGGTCAACGGCCAGAACCTCACTCACCCGGTGATCTGGATGAACGTCGGCTTCCACCACATCGCCCGGGACGAGGACCAGCAGCCCATGCCCGTGCACTGGCAGGGCTTCTCCATCGCCCCACGGGACGTCACGGCTATGAATCCGCTCACTCCCAAGGAGCTGGCATGGCAGAACGGTCACTGGGAATAG
- a CDS encoding SAV2148 family HEPN domain-containing protein, with the protein MGSGGLELPPGDEGHEGNSADVPPGAVSLARPMEAGSIGPELDWDADAWREVRTRAQRAGRAYIWLNLVEQRLRAVVAAVLRPIYEPVHGDEWVVAAAGPAGQEWVQRAVAVREVSRRKGYLLDPADDNVLSFLTLPQLRELVVQHWPCFEPYFDERRDLELALDELEVTRNVVSRNRALSEAVLGQAERASARLLEMLGAGGDVPSARRLPVDAVEDLVGDRYADVVAVHADRVRLLRRFPAEDIFGGARRLDAIGIGLNLLVQNFSGRRLVRLAESGCRVRLLFLNPASSSVKRRERELGMKRGELSRSVEMNILHMRRVRSRLRDPGAFEIQVYDETPRFTAYLVDGDGADGIAVVQSYLRGARGMESPVLVLRNGSKLVKSDDVGEAGLFPTYREEFELTWADSRPVS; encoded by the coding sequence GTGGGCTCGGGAGGGCTGGAGCTGCCTCCTGGTGACGAGGGTCACGAGGGGAACTCCGCAGACGTCCCGCCCGGCGCGGTGTCCCTGGCCCGGCCGATGGAAGCGGGGTCCATCGGGCCGGAGCTGGACTGGGACGCCGACGCCTGGCGCGAGGTGCGCACCCGCGCCCAGCGGGCGGGCCGGGCCTACATCTGGCTGAACCTCGTCGAACAGCGGCTGCGCGCGGTCGTGGCGGCCGTCCTGCGGCCCATCTACGAACCCGTCCACGGCGACGAGTGGGTGGTGGCCGCGGCCGGACCGGCCGGGCAGGAGTGGGTGCAGCGCGCGGTCGCCGTCCGCGAGGTCAGCCGCCGCAAGGGCTACCTGCTGGATCCGGCCGACGACAACGTGCTCAGCTTCCTCACCCTGCCACAGCTGCGCGAGCTGGTGGTGCAGCACTGGCCGTGCTTCGAGCCGTACTTCGACGAGCGCCGGGACCTCGAACTCGCCCTGGACGAGCTGGAGGTGACACGGAACGTCGTCTCCCGCAACCGGGCCCTGTCCGAGGCGGTCCTGGGCCAGGCCGAGCGGGCCTCCGCCCGGCTGCTGGAGATGCTCGGCGCGGGCGGCGACGTCCCCTCGGCGCGCCGGCTGCCCGTCGACGCGGTCGAGGACCTGGTCGGCGACCGGTACGCCGACGTCGTCGCGGTCCACGCCGACCGGGTGCGGCTGCTGCGCCGGTTCCCGGCCGAGGACATCTTCGGCGGTGCCCGCCGGCTCGACGCCATCGGCATCGGCCTCAACCTGCTGGTGCAGAACTTCTCCGGGCGGCGCCTGGTCCGGCTCGCCGAGTCCGGCTGCCGGGTACGGCTGCTCTTCCTCAACCCGGCCTCCAGCTCGGTCAAGCGGCGCGAGCGGGAACTCGGGATGAAGCGGGGCGAACTGAGCCGCTCGGTGGAGATGAACATCCTGCACATGCGCCGGGTACGGTCCCGGCTGCGCGACCCGGGCGCGTTCGAGATCCAGGTGTACGACGAGACGCCCCGCTTCACCGCCTACCTGGTGGACGGCGACGGCGCCGACGGGATCGCGGTGGTGCAGTCCTACCTGCGGGGGGCGCGGGGGATGGAGTCGCCGGTGCTGGTGCTGCGCAACGGCAGCAAGCTGGTCAAGTCGGACGACGTTGGTGAAGCCGGGCTCTTCCCGACATACCGCGAGGAATTCGAGCTGACGTGGGCGGATTCGCGTCCGGTGTCCTGA
- a CDS encoding 3'-5' exonuclease: MGWHQELLIGFDLETTGTDPRAARIVTGAVIEVRAGEPMGRREWLADPGVEIPADAVAVHGISNERAAAEGRPADRVADAIADVLVAYWKTGVPVVAYNAAFDLTLLSAELRRYGLPSLTDRLGGTRPAPVIDPYTIDRWVDRYRRGKRNLEAVCAEYGIVLGAAHDATADALAAARLASAIAERHPKIASLGPAELHQRQIEWYADWAADFQAFLRRKGEADAVVDGTWPLRELTEGQPA, encoded by the coding sequence ATGGGCTGGCACCAGGAGCTGCTGATCGGCTTCGACCTGGAGACGACCGGGACCGATCCGCGCGCGGCGCGCATCGTCACGGGCGCCGTGATAGAGGTCAGGGCCGGCGAGCCCATGGGGCGCCGGGAATGGCTGGCCGATCCGGGCGTGGAGATCCCGGCCGACGCGGTCGCCGTGCACGGCATCAGCAACGAACGCGCGGCGGCCGAGGGCCGTCCTGCCGACCGGGTGGCCGACGCCATCGCGGACGTCCTGGTCGCCTACTGGAAGACGGGGGTCCCGGTCGTCGCCTACAACGCGGCCTTCGACCTCACCCTGCTCTCGGCCGAACTGCGGCGGTACGGCCTGCCGTCCCTGACCGACCGGCTCGGCGGCACCCGGCCCGCCCCGGTCATCGACCCGTACACCATCGACCGCTGGGTCGACCGCTACCGCCGCGGCAAACGGAACCTGGAGGCGGTCTGCGCCGAGTACGGCATAGTCCTCGGCGCGGCCCACGACGCCACCGCCGACGCCCTCGCCGCGGCGCGGCTCGCCTCCGCGATAGCCGAGCGCCACCCGAAGATCGCCTCCCTGGGCCCGGCCGAGCTGCACCAGCGGCAGATCGAGTGGTACGCGGACTGGGCTGCCGACTTCCAGGCGTTCCTGCGCCGCAAGGGGGAGGCCGACGCGGTGGTCGACGGCACCTGGCCGCTGCGGGAACTGACCGAGGGCCAGCCCGCCTAG